The DNA segment cttaaaatctataaaatttaaataaaaaaacacaaatgTGTCAGTTGTAGCAATTTTAGTGTGCAAACCttgttatatataattttttattgactCTTAGCTCAGCGGATATCGCTGCTATTATAACAATGAGGAGAACATGGATTTGAATGTGCTTAATCATAGTTGTTCtttggtttaagggttgggaagGGGTAATGGGTAGTTATAGATATTGTATAAAAacgtatatgtatattatatacaacaGAAGTTGAGTAAGATGATACATTGAATGACAAAAGACCATTACGTGCTACTAGTCAAGATGCTCATTGTAGAGGTTCTTTGATGGAGAGGGGAAGTATTACAAATAAGTGATTGGAATGTACCGAAAGAAGACGAAGAGGAAGATTGGAGCAGAACCGGTATCACTGAACGCATCGACATGTGGTGGTTGGTAAGGTGGAGAAAGAAAATATGTGGTTGACAATAAGGCTCAACAAAGAAAATAAGTTGAAAGAATTTTAAGGCGAAGAGAGAGCTTTGAGAATCAGAATGCCAAAATGTTAGAAGTCCCCTCACTAGTTGTGAAGGGCTCCTATTTATAGATATTTGAAAATATGTGCTACAAAGCTAGGTAATTAATATGActagttaaattaattttcagTTACAATTGCATTAATGATTAAGGACATCTATCACACACAACAACAACATTCAGAGTAGATAGAATGCCTTCAACAGCAGCACTCAAATCGGATCGGAAGCCTTGAGCAGCAACATTTAAAGCACTTTGACCAGCTTTAACTCCAACAGGATCGCATTGAGGCCTATCTAGAGCAGTTGTGCCAGCATTTTCATATCACTTTACCCGATCCCCCTATTGTCTCTACGCCTCTCAATCCTAACATCCTACATGTGGTCAactagttatttttatttagttttatgtttttttttattttactttcatttttattgtcatttgtttttcttttctggatttatatatttttaatgtattttactGTTATTGCTTTTTTTACTGTTTTTCTATTTGTTTTGTCACATTTttaccttattttatttttgtttgttttcttactAGTGTGTACGAAACCATGTACATAATTTAGGATCTCCTACGTTTCCGAATTTCTCTATTCCAACACAATTATCCCAATTCAGGGAAGTTTCAATTCTCTTCCTTCCTTTCTTATGATACTTTGCTTattgtgattatatttgtttatatattgagggcaatgtacatcttaagtgtaaggaggtttttatatgtttatgcGATATAGCCCCTGAATTGTTGTTTgtgtttaaataattttctcaaacaTAACATTAGagttaatttttctaaatttggagtttttattAGTTTTGTTTGGGATTAATTGGTGGATTTTTATGCATTGGTTTATTTATACTTTAAGACAcgagagagtcaagcatgataagtcgttttaagaaattattattttaggttgtctCCCTGAGCTGAAgcattatcttgaaattttaaatttacaagtttgataaaaaaaaaaaccataatttttgtgagcttttgagcTTATAGAGTATTTACTGTTTcatgctcattttatttttggttgtgatcatgtcaacttgatttgttattctagatcTTGCTTCGGATATACATGCCGAGACCATATTATCtatttgatatactaagatgatagaagcacttaggatttaacccgcTTAACCTTTAAATAGCTTTCCATTGTATTATCCCCTAGTAAACTCTGTTGATCATAATCCATTTTTGTATACTTATCACCCGTTTATGTTAACCCAAAaactgtattaattttttaaatcaccCTTTTTACTGACTCTCTTTTTGTCGAGATTCGATTTAGCTAGTCGCCTAACTATGTTTCATCATTTGTATTGTTGaatttctcttttaaaaaaacactgaaaaaaatttctgaaaaaaataataataaaaaaattgaaacatttgCCCTTAATTGCTAAGTAATCCTTCCACTCTTTGCAGTTAACCTTGAAGTGCCTTTTTCTTATTGCAGAAAAACACttagacttagataagtctttaggcttcTTAGTTATCTTCCTTTTCACTTTAGGTGGCCTAAAGGATTTATGTAACGACTCGGATTTCAGTTGTGTTAAAAAATGCAGTTTCGGAATCTCATTTTTGTAAACTGTGTCCGTAAGGACAAAATATAAGGATTTATGaagttaatatgaaaatatattgaagttcaGTTAAGTAATTTAACCAAGAAGTTAGCTAATTAAAGCTcggggattaaattgtaaatgtcCAATCACTATGGAGTTTTAATTTGGAAAAAGTTTAAGGCCCTAGATAGCAATTATCCAAAGGACCAAAATCATTATTAAACCATCGTTATTATAAAGTTAGTAGAGAATGATGATAATAACCATTTATTTAATAAGATTATGATTAAAGACAAAGGCGAAGCTAGAAAAGTTTTTTAAGGAGGccagatgaaattttaattttttatagtttatatatttataatttgtaaaagattaaatcgaatttttataattttaggggagcaaagtgtaattttaccttttttaatttaaaatttttaaaaaattttaagggcctaaaatgtaattttacattttagggggggccGGGGCCGAGCCCATGCCAACCCCTTGGCTTCGCCCCTGATTAAAGAGATGTAAATAAGATTAGATAAAAAAAGTAATGATAATTAATTAcgtttaattaactatttattctatatatatataattttaagtggATGGAAAgaggaaattcattcatcttcttccaccattttctattaaagaaggaaggaaagaaaatttAAGCATCCCTTCAACATTCAGTCATAAATTCAAGTAAGTTCTTAGTCCATCAAATATCCTTAAATGAGTTTGGGCTTCTTTATCATTCCGCAACACTTGCAAAATCCTTTGTGCAACCTATTTTAAACTTAACTCAACATGTGTGTATATTATAAAAAAGAGATGATTAtgaataatttttcataaattgtaTCATATTCAGTAAGGTTCCATTCTTTCTTTCTACCAtgaatatcaaaattaatttaggTAGTCTAATTAGGTTTTCCAAACTTACATTTCATCAGCCGCACTATAAAAACCCCTAAATTAGGAAATCTAACAatctaactctttttttttaattcatttataattctttttattttataatctttaatagtttttataattttttaaaatgcttataagttttataattttgtaGTTTTCcgataacctttttttttaaatttaaataatgacATGATATAATTTTAAAGTGTCACATCATCACCTCTTAACGACGTtacaaaaaaatgactaaattgtttgATGAAATCTTTGTTCAAGTACCAATATAGACCAATTTTTTTTTAGGACCAAGATGTTGGGGATCAACCTGTATAAATAATGAACAACAAAATACAGaaaatcaaacaaacaaatatttacGTGGAAAATTCTCAGATAAGAAGATAAAAAATCAAATGCAAAAGGAGACTTCACTAATGAGAAAGTAATCTGAAAAGTACAAGATagagataataaaaaataaaccctGAACGCCGAATACAAAATCCTCCGactaaaacacaaaattctcATAAAGCTCTGTTAAAGTTATTTCTTAATTGTGTTATGTTATATTTTTCATCAACTATTCTAGGATTACTAAAGGCCCTTTTATAGACCAAATTTGGAGGTCAAATATGACTAAAATATCCtagattaattagaatttgattggGGAAAACAATTAAAGTTTAACTAAGAGAAGAAACCCGATTATCGTGGGAACACCTCATCACGTCGCAACGTCCCAACACTTCTCGTCatgacatcatcatcatcatgacATCCGATGTCGTGTCATCAAGACGTCGTCTGCTTCATGTCTCCAATTGGCTTCATGTGATTGCAACGTCACGTGGATCTTCGTCGTGATGACGCCTCTGTTTTGGCTCTTGATTTGTCCAAAATGCGAGGCACACTCCACACAAGATGAAAAAGGTTGCCAAGTTCAAGAACTAAATATGGCCTTGTTTTGTCTTTGTAATTACTTTTTAGTGATATGATTAAATTGTTGTCACTACAGTCAATAATTTGGTGATAAATAACGATTCATCATTGTAAAACTTTTTATTTAGGAATTCATTTTTTCGTCACTTTATTTTCTTGTGGTGAATTAATTTATGTCAGTAAAGCCCTTTTTGCCAATGAGTAAACTTGCGTCACTTTTGATAGATGTTATATCGTTGCATTGAATTTCATCACTATAAGCATCTTTTATCAGCGGACAAATTTTCTTTCCCTATGGTTGACACATTTAGCCAAGGTTTATAGATTAGTTAGGCCATTGATTCATCAGTCTAACTACTTtgattaaaaaatcattaatatttttttaaaatgaaaatattaaaaaaaaaccctatttTTTTAGCTAGTTTTGTTGGTTTGTATCAATGTCTAATCTAACTAGTTCAATATCATTCTTTGAATCGATAGCTCAATGAATTTCCAATCCAATCCAATTCAAGCATCATTGTCTTTAACAATAGCATATTTTCTCTCACTTTTGCCTTTTGCATGAACTAACTCTTTTAACGTTATAGTTTAGTGATTTAATTTATGGATAATAACTTTCGTTGTATAATTAACTTTTGGTAAAGTAAATTTTTTAGTGTAAATTTTGTGGTaggtaaataaacataaataagagTATATTTAAGGGGCTAGCAGGGGCGacccttttattttaaaaaaacttttatttagaccttttaaaaatttaaaatttaaaattaataaaaataaaaacttcctaaaataataaaaatttaataataataaaattaccataaaaattacaatttaaatattttatgatttcCATAGCATGAACAACTCCCGACCCTGATCCCAAAGCCATAAGTGGAGGGCTCAGCCACTCAGCACGGTATCATATGATTGGTTAACTCTACCGGTGACTTGTATATTAAAAGACTTTGATAGGTGCGGCAAATCGGATTATTTTGGAATTGGATGGAATCTTACGTGTAATCGACTCCAAGGTTGGCATATTTCCCTTATCTTCCGTTTCCtttctaaatataaaaataactcgTTAATGCCATGATTATAAAGAAAGGGAAGCCATGATTATAATAATACAAGTTTTTATTGCTTTCATTCAGTTGTTTGTATGATCTTCTACCATCTGGAACACGAAAAAGGAGAAATTATCTTGAAAAGTGTAATTGAGTTTTTCTAAACAAAAGAATGGGAAGTTTTTGTCGGTTTCGTACAAAGCTCGGGGTATTATTAGATAATTGAGACATTgggatttggatttggatttggatttggatttggaaGACTTGCGTGCGGTTACACTCAGCTTGCGGATACAAAAGAATTTATGCCGGAAAATAGAGGAGAAAAAACTTCCCATTTTACTGTGCACCGTAATATAAAACATCATTATCTAATATAACCCTCCAAGTccaaaagagagagaaaaaagataACAAACCTGTTGGTGTCACCCGGAAATGGCGGCAACGAGGAAACCCTTACTGTCTTTGCTAAGCAGAGTGAGCCGAACAAGCAGGAGGACCTATGGTGTTCTGGCTGAAGGcagctcttcttcttcttcttcctcttctaaCCATCTCATCAACCTTGAATACGAATATAGTGCCCACAAGTaagttcttttctctcttttttcatttgattcatcCTTAATCTCTGGGCTTAATCTTTCTCTTCTTCTGGCAATTcagtttttttcttcttgttttgggTTCTGGGTTTTGGTTCTTTGATCTGAAAAGCATCTACTATCACTTGTATTCATGTTTTCGGTTTTGCTTACGTTTATCGGaaacatatttattataattagtatTTGTGGTTTTGGTTTTGCTTTGTTAGCTTCAAGCTTTAGTCTTTGTTGATCGTTCCTGTTAGAATGATGGATTATGTGAGATTTTTCTTCGATAATATAAATGGGTTCAATTGATCTTTCCTGTTAGAATGATGGAGTATCTGTTGCTGTGTCCAAGTTCAATAGGGTGAAATTTTTTAACTTCTGTATTCAGGTTTTGTTGATATAATTAGACCATGCCCTAATATGTAGACTCAGCCAATTAGATTAATGGATTTTGTTGAGGACCTTTGATTGAGTTTCAATGTGGAGAATAGGAAATCACAAAACTTTTCCATGGAGGATATTTTTTATGGTCTCTGAAGTTGCCTTTTCATTTGTAATTTGATtccattgcctttattttttcaAGGATAGAGTAAGCAAAATTACTTTTCTTGTTCAAGTACAGTTATCACCCAATTCCTGTTGTATTCTCTGAAGCAAAGGGATCAATCATATGGGATCCAGAAGGCAAGAAATATCTGGATTTTCTATCAGCTTACTCAGCTGTTAATCAGGTATAAACAGTGTAATTTATGTTGTAGTAATCCCTACACCTGTAGGTACCTCTTTGCTTTGTCTTATTAATCCATTTGTTCCTTCTGTTATGCACTAGATCGGGGGGTGGGGGGGCAGAGGGAATTCCTCTTGCCGAGCATACTCAGCCAAAAGGCAGAGTAAAAGCAAAGAAATCCACCATTTGCATTTTTCTTGGCAATTTGAATTCAATTTTATCTGTAGTTTATGTCATTGCTTGCCACTGTAGGGACATTGTCATCCAAAGATCATCAAAGCATTTCAAGAACAGGCAGAAAGACTCACTCTCAGTTCTAGAGCCTTCTACAATGACAGGTTTCCAGTTTTTGCTGAGCGTTTGACAAGCATGTTTGGTTATGAGATGGTGCTTCCTATGAACACTGGTGCTGAAGGAGTGGAAACTGCTCTGAAGTTGGCAAGGAAATGGGGTTATGAGAAGAAAAAAATTCCCAAAAACGAGGTAAATCTTTTCAAGCTTTGCTAACTGATCTTTTGTTGTGTCTAATAGTTCCTCTTACCTGATGTGAGGCCATTAGCTGGGAAAGTATTGTAAGTTGGTTTTGGGGGCGAGAGGTGTATGGGATAATTCTGATTTTATGTAATTACTATTTTGCTTCGTCCAATGACCTTAATTGGAGATAGATACAAATACTGGAGTTCTatacaagggcaaaatagtagtTCAGGAACAGAAAACTTGTGGtgttccttttttatttaatttagtagcAAGGCACTTCTGATTTTGGATGGCAGCTTATGTTCTATATTGTTTATCTTCTTTCTGGCTTggtattatatatatgcatatatataatctagtaaagttttatttgtttttatgtttgattaaataattgTGCATATGCAGGCTATTATCGTCTCTTGTTGTGGTTGCTTCCATGGTCGCACATTGGCTGTCATCTCTATGAGCTGTGACAATGAGGCTACTCGTGGATTTGGGCCATTAGTGCCTGGTCATATTAAAGTTGATTTTGGTGATGCTGTTGCCCTTGAGAAGATCTTTAAAGGTTTGAATAGTCCCAGtactttttagtttattttttatttggtgcTTAAGAGGCATCAATTATTCTGGATGATCTATCTCAGTAATTTATCTTCAATGTCTTGATATATGCAGAAAAAAAGTACTTTTCTTCTATTCTAACACATTACTTATTCCTTTTGAGTGCAGAACATGGAGACAGAATAGCAGGATTTCTCTTTGAACCTATTCAAGGAGAGGCTGGTGTAAGTTTATTATCAAACATTATAAGGCTATTAAGTAGTTTGAATGGACTTGATTGATCTTTTGTGGTTTTGCTCCCTTTAGTTGTGGATATGGGAACTTTTATTGAGCCAGCAGTTTGTTCATCTTTTCCATGGTtgatatgtgtgtgtgtgtgtgatatGCTAAAGTGTTTTTGGTCTTGGTAGCTATAACTTGGTAGTTATGGGAGCTTCTTTATCCCTACCCCATTATAAGGAAACTATCCTATATGGTTACATGATTAGTACAGGGATTGATAAATTAAGGGAGATTTGAACTAGAGATCTTTTTGATGGATAGTTTTCTCTACGAATTAGGTCCCATTGATGCAGATAGTCATTAACAAGTTAGCACTTCCACCAAGTGTATGTCCTTTTTAGAAATAGAGTTTTACATAATATACAGAATTACAACCAATCTTTAAATATGAGAGATCACAGAAGATTCACACAcagagaaaattaaaaaaaaagggcgTTTTTTGTTTCCTTTCTCAAATTATATTGTTAAGTGGTTATTGCTTTTGTCCATTCTTTTGACAATGTGTTATATATTATCCCTTTCCATTTAAGGTTATAATACCTCCAAAAGGTTATCTAAAAGCTGTCAGAGATCTTTGCTcaaaatataatgttttaatgATTGCTGACGA comes from the Gossypium hirsutum isolate 1008001.06 chromosome A06, Gossypium_hirsutum_v2.1, whole genome shotgun sequence genome and includes:
- the LOC107961824 gene encoding ornithine aminotransferase, mitochondrial isoform X1 produces the protein MAATRKPLLSLLSRVSRTSRRTYGVLAEGSSSSSSSSSNHLINLEYEYSAHNYHPIPVVFSEAKGSIIWDPEGKKYLDFLSAYSAVNQGHCHPKIIKAFQEQAERLTLSSRAFYNDRFPVFAERLTSMFGYEMVLPMNTGAEGVETALKLARKWGYEKKKIPKNEAIIVSCCGCFHGRTLAVISMSCDNEATRGFGPLVPGHIKVDFGDAVALEKIFKEHGDRIAGFLFEPIQGEAGVIIPPKGYLKAVRDLCSKYNVLMIADEIQSGLARSGKMLACDWEGVRPDVVILGKALGGGVIPVSAVLADKDVMLCIRPGEHGSTFGGNPLASVVAIASLDVIQEEKLAERSAHLGEELLCQLVKIKEEFPNYVKEVRGRGLFTALEFNSKSLFPVSAYDICLKMKERGVLAKPTHDTIVRLTPPLCMSRDEVKEGSKVLHDVLELDLPNMQKAKPKDSPTTATICDRCGRNLYDPSDRAL
- the LOC107961824 gene encoding ornithine aminotransferase, mitochondrial isoform X2, translating into MVFWLKAALLLLLPLLTISSTLNTNIVPTTKGSIIWDPEGKKYLDFLSAYSAVNQGHCHPKIIKAFQEQAERLTLSSRAFYNDRFPVFAERLTSMFGYEMVLPMNTGAEGVETALKLARKWGYEKKKIPKNEAIIVSCCGCFHGRTLAVISMSCDNEATRGFGPLVPGHIKVDFGDAVALEKIFKEHGDRIAGFLFEPIQGEAGVIIPPKGYLKAVRDLCSKYNVLMIADEIQSGLARSGKMLACDWEGVRPDVVILGKALGGGVIPVSAVLADKDVMLCIRPGEHGSTFGGNPLASVVAIASLDVIQEEKLAERSAHLGEELLCQLVKIKEEFPNYVKEVRGRGLFTALEFNSKSLFPVSAYDICLKMKERGVLAKPTHDTIVRLTPPLCMSRDEVKEGSKVLHDVLELDLPNMQKAKPKDSPTTATICDRCGRNLYDPSDRAL